A portion of the Suricata suricatta isolate VVHF042 chromosome 11, meerkat_22Aug2017_6uvM2_HiC, whole genome shotgun sequence genome contains these proteins:
- the CCDC34 gene encoding coiled-coil domain-containing protein 34: PLSCSNSTMSLLSPLGHQSFPFDYDDGDGEDEEEVEEDAQDSEAEVANPRAVELQGCASNVVGPENNQEEQKQVCLPESRLTPWEVWFVGKEKEERDRLQQKALEELNQQIEKRKEMEEREKRKVIAEEKHKEWVQKKNEQKRKEREQKINKELEEKAAKELAKEHLQEKAKEKYQEWLKKKNAEECEKKKKEKEKEKQRQAELQEKKEIAEKKFKEWLENAKNKPRPAAKGYGYANGKLTDFYSGNSYPEPAFYNPIPWKPIHVPSSKEAKDPSEKKTKRPVISQPHRSSPLVVQKARNNLCLGTLCRIQR, translated from the exons CCGCTGAGCTGCAGCAATTCCACCATGTCACTGTTGTCTCCCCTCGGCCACCAGAGCTTCCCGTTTGACTACGACGATGGCGACGGGGAGGATgaggaagaggtggaggaagATGCTCAGGACTCAGAAGCTGAGGTGGCGAACCCGAGAGCAGTGGAGTTACAGGGGTGCGCCAG CAATGTGGTTGGACCAGAAAATAACCAAGAAGAACAGAAACAGGTGTGCCTCCCAGAAAGCCGCCTGACACCATGGGAAGTGTGGTTtgttggcaaagaaaaagaagagcgtGACCGTCTGCAACAGAAAGCTCTGGAG GAATTAAATCAACagatagaaaaaaggaaagaaatggaagaacgtgaaaaaagaaaggtaattgCTGAAGAAAAGCACAAGGAATGGGTTCAGAAGAAGAACGAACag aaaagaaaagaaagggaacagaaaattaataaagaactGGAGGAAAAAGCAGCAAAGGAGCTGGCGAAAGAACATTtgcaagaaaaggcaaaagaaaaatatcaagaatggttgaagaaaaaaaatgctgaagaatgtgagaagaagaagaaagaaaag gaaaaagaaaaacaacggCAAGctgaattacaagaaaaaaaggaaatagcagAGAAAAAGTTTAAGGAATGgttggaaaatgcaaaaaataaaccTCGTCCAGCTGCAAAGGGCTACGGTTATGCCAACGGCAAACTCACAG aTTTTTACAGTGGAAATTCTTATCCAGAACCAGCCTTTTATAACCCAATTCCATGGAAACCCATTCACGTGCCTTCTTCCAAAGAAGCTAAGGACCCATCAGAAAAGAAGACCAAAAGGCCCGTGATAAGTCAGCCACACAGGTCATCGCCTCTGGTGGTTCAGAAAGCCAGAAACAATCTTTGTCTTGGAACTCTGTGCAGAATACAAAGATAG